A DNA window from Hymenobacter aquaticus contains the following coding sequences:
- the dapF gene encoding diaminopimelate epimerase, which produces MTTLPFHKYQGTGNDFVMLDDRARQFDEHDHHLVRHLCDRRLGIGADGLVLLRNHPELDFEMVYFNADGYVGSMCGNGSRCTVAFAKYLGVIQDQTRFQAADGPHEAHIDAEGIVHLRMQDVLGQQEVEGHGVFLDTGSPHLVRFMPSSSLVDLNVFAEGRAVRYSDLFREKGTNVNFVEAPVAEEQPWQVRTYERGVEDETMSCGTGVTAVALAASRRGASSPVHLRTRGGDLRVAFEARPDGSFTNVYLIGPAQRVYGGTIEV; this is translated from the coding sequence ATGACCACGCTACCTTTCCATAAATACCAGGGCACCGGCAACGACTTCGTGATGCTGGACGACCGGGCCCGGCAGTTCGACGAGCACGACCACCACCTCGTGCGCCACCTCTGCGACCGGCGCCTGGGCATCGGGGCCGACGGGCTGGTGCTGCTGCGCAACCACCCCGAGCTTGACTTTGAGATGGTGTATTTCAACGCCGACGGCTACGTGGGCTCGATGTGCGGCAACGGCAGCCGCTGCACCGTGGCGTTTGCCAAATACCTGGGCGTAATTCAGGATCAGACCCGGTTTCAGGCCGCCGATGGCCCCCACGAGGCCCACATCGACGCCGAGGGCATCGTGCACCTGCGCATGCAGGACGTGCTGGGCCAGCAGGAAGTAGAAGGCCACGGCGTGTTTCTCGATACTGGCTCGCCCCACCTGGTGCGTTTTATGCCCAGCAGCTCCCTGGTTGATCTGAACGTGTTTGCCGAGGGCCGCGCCGTCCGCTACAGTGACCTGTTCCGCGAGAAAGGCACCAACGTGAACTTCGTGGAAGCGCCGGTGGCCGAGGAGCAGCCCTGGCAAGTGCGCACCTACGAGCGGGGCGTGGAAGACGAAACCATGTCGTGCGGGACGGGCGTGACGGCGGTGGCCCTGGCGGCCTCGCGGCGCGGGGCCAGCAGCCCGGTGCACCTGCGCACCCGCGGCGGCGACCTGCGCGTGGCCTTCGAGGCCCGGCCCGACGGCTCGTTCACCAACGTCTACCTGATTGGTCCCGCCCAGCGGGTGTACGGCGGCACCATTGAGGTGTAG
- a CDS encoding class I SAM-dependent methyltransferase, with the protein MYSFLTTGNWPDYELIDSGNFEKLERFGQHVLARPEPQAIWDPHLPASEWQRANATFTREKGSQERGQWKIKPGTPEQWIINYGQEGLKLRFRLGMSSFKHVGLFPEQDPNWQFIYAQTKKRRAAVPRVLNLFAYTGAATLAARAAGADVTHLDSVKQVNFWARDNMEASGLDGVRWLVEDAMKYVQREVKRGNKYQGLILDPPAYGRGPNGEKWQLEDELNEMLKLCRQLLDPEDHFFLINLYSLGFSALILDNLVTEIFPKAQGTREIGEIYLHDRGQRKLPLGTFCRFAN; encoded by the coding sequence ATGTATTCTTTTCTGACCACCGGCAACTGGCCTGACTACGAGCTGATCGACTCGGGCAACTTCGAAAAGCTTGAGCGATTTGGCCAGCACGTGCTGGCCCGCCCCGAGCCCCAGGCCATCTGGGACCCGCACCTGCCCGCCAGCGAGTGGCAGCGCGCCAACGCCACCTTCACCCGCGAAAAAGGCAGCCAGGAGCGCGGCCAGTGGAAAATAAAGCCCGGCACGCCCGAGCAGTGGATCATCAACTACGGCCAGGAAGGACTCAAGCTGCGGTTTCGGCTGGGTATGTCGTCGTTTAAGCACGTGGGTTTGTTTCCCGAGCAGGACCCCAACTGGCAGTTTATCTACGCCCAGACCAAGAAGCGCCGTGCCGCCGTGCCCCGGGTGCTGAACCTGTTTGCTTACACCGGCGCGGCCACGCTGGCTGCCCGCGCCGCCGGGGCCGACGTAACCCACCTCGACTCGGTGAAGCAGGTCAACTTCTGGGCCCGCGACAACATGGAAGCCTCGGGCCTGGATGGGGTGCGCTGGCTGGTGGAAGACGCCATGAAGTACGTGCAGCGCGAAGTGAAGCGCGGCAACAAGTACCAGGGCCTGATCCTGGACCCGCCCGCCTACGGCCGCGGCCCCAACGGCGAGAAGTGGCAGCTGGAAGATGAGCTCAACGAGATGCTCAAGCTCTGCCGGCAGCTGCTCGACCCGGAAGACCATTTCTTCCTGATTAACCTGTATTCCCTGGGCTTCTCGGCCCTGATTCTGGATAACCTGGTGACGGAAATATTCCCCAAGGCCCAGGGCACGCGCGAAATCGGGGAAATCTACCTCCACGACCGCGGCCAGCGCAAGCTGCCGCTGGGCACGTTTTGCCGCTTCGCCAACTGA
- a CDS encoding GNAT family N-acetyltransferase encodes MLQGTTVTLRALEESDLDFLYALENNPSLWGVSDTLAPVSRFALRQYLQHATADFYEVRQLRLVICAADEPVGVLDLFNFEPLHQRAGVGITVIHSARRRGYAQQTIELLLEYARYTLRLHQLYCTVAADNAASLRLFRQAGFRRVGVRKEWLRKDFSWQDAVELQYVLAAKPVDNE; translated from the coding sequence ATGTTGCAAGGTACGACCGTGACGCTACGGGCCCTGGAAGAATCGGACCTGGACTTCCTCTACGCCCTGGAAAACAACCCCAGCCTCTGGGGCGTGTCCGATACGCTGGCCCCGGTGTCGCGCTTTGCCCTGCGCCAGTACCTGCAGCACGCCACTGCCGACTTCTACGAGGTGCGGCAGTTGCGCCTGGTCATATGCGCCGCGGATGAGCCGGTTGGAGTATTGGATTTGTTCAATTTCGAGCCCCTGCACCAGCGGGCTGGCGTTGGTATTACGGTAATACACTCGGCCCGGCGCAGGGGATACGCCCAGCAGACAATAGAATTATTGCTGGAATATGCCCGGTATACTTTGCGCCTGCACCAGTTGTATTGTACCGTAGCTGCCGACAACGCCGCCAGCCTGCGCCTGTTCCGTCAGGCCGGGTTTCGCCGCGTGGGGGTGCGCAAAGAATGGCTGCGCAAAGATTTTTCCTGGCAGGACGCGGTTGAGCTGCAATACGTGTTGGCGGCAAAGCCTGTTGACAACGAATAA
- a CDS encoding murein L,D-transpeptidase catalytic domain family protein — MEKPSVTQRKRLKIRARRLTRRILPFVASLFMATPLASPVARTTAAGMETKMPSPKELQSAFFNQRLHDLYRDLRVEEQGLRYAVFEKAVTGYFNLKNDGKLSDKQLLTVVDFDLPSTEKRLWVLDLGTKQVVFNTLVAHGHNSGENVATNFSNENESNMSSLGFYVTQAEYIGKHGRSLKLNGVDEGYNDNALMRSVVMHGADYVSEEFIRQNGRLGRSLGCPALPMDQYAQIIDTVGNGTCLFLNGNDSSYSSKYLNQDVAMNTLLANNS; from the coding sequence ATGGAAAAGCCAAGTGTAACCCAGCGTAAGCGACTAAAAATCCGGGCCCGCCGCCTGACGCGCCGGATTCTGCCGTTTGTGGCTTCGTTGTTTATGGCTACTCCGTTGGCTTCGCCGGTGGCCCGCACTACGGCCGCTGGTATGGAAACCAAGATGCCTTCCCCCAAAGAGTTGCAATCTGCCTTCTTCAACCAGCGTCTGCACGACCTCTACCGCGACCTGCGGGTGGAGGAGCAGGGCCTGCGCTACGCGGTGTTTGAAAAGGCCGTAACCGGCTACTTCAACCTGAAAAACGATGGGAAGCTCAGCGATAAGCAGCTGCTCACCGTCGTCGACTTCGACCTGCCCTCCACCGAAAAGCGCCTCTGGGTGCTCGATCTGGGGACCAAGCAGGTGGTGTTTAACACCCTGGTGGCTCACGGCCACAACTCGGGCGAAAACGTGGCTACTAACTTCTCCAACGAGAACGAGTCGAACATGAGCAGCCTGGGCTTCTACGTCACGCAGGCCGAATACATCGGCAAGCATGGCCGCTCGCTCAAGCTCAATGGCGTGGACGAAGGCTACAACGATAACGCCCTGATGCGCTCCGTGGTCATGCACGGCGCCGATTACGTCAGCGAGGAGTTCATTCGCCAGAACGGCCGTCTAGGTCGCAGCCTGGGGTGCCCGGCCCTGCCCATGGACCAGTACGCCCAGATTATCGACACCGTCGGCAACGGCACCTGCCTGTTTTTGAACGGCAACGACAGCTCCTACTCCTCGAAATACCTGAACCAGGACGTAGCTATGAACACCCTGCTGGCTAACAACAGCTAA
- a CDS encoding Ldh family oxidoreductase codes for MTFSYNQLFTFTESVFLSIGCPPEDATVATEALLSADLRGIDSHGVARLIGYVRLWEAGRINATPRVGVVYETPSTAVVDGDGGLGLVVAPKAMNVALEKARVAGTGWVSVKNSNHFGIAGYHAMKALAHDMIGMAMTNASPLVAPTYSLDRLLGTNPIAVAIPAGEQPDFVADFATTTAANGKLEIAQRKQLPVPEGWVQNADGSNSTDANAVKNGGALLPLGGDTGSHKGYCLGSIVDIFSAVLSGANYGPWVPPFVAFLQPPADPVGQGIGHFFGAMRVDAFRPAAEFKAHMDNWISTFRNAQAVQGKQVIIPGDPERIMAQHRLLEGIPLLDPVIKDLESVGKKFGVQL; via the coding sequence ATGACCTTTTCCTACAACCAGCTTTTCACCTTCACCGAGTCCGTTTTCCTCAGCATCGGCTGCCCGCCGGAAGATGCCACGGTGGCCACGGAAGCGCTCCTGTCGGCCGATCTGCGCGGCATCGACTCGCACGGCGTGGCCCGGCTCATCGGCTACGTGCGGCTGTGGGAGGCTGGCCGTATCAACGCCACGCCCCGGGTGGGCGTGGTGTACGAAACGCCCAGCACGGCCGTGGTCGACGGCGACGGGGGCCTCGGGTTGGTGGTGGCGCCCAAGGCCATGAACGTGGCCCTGGAAAAAGCCCGCGTGGCCGGCACGGGCTGGGTGTCGGTGAAGAACTCGAACCACTTCGGCATTGCCGGCTACCACGCCATGAAGGCCCTGGCCCACGACATGATTGGCATGGCCATGACTAACGCCAGCCCCCTGGTGGCCCCCACTTATTCCTTGGACCGCCTGCTGGGCACCAACCCCATTGCCGTAGCCATTCCGGCCGGGGAGCAGCCCGATTTCGTGGCCGACTTCGCCACCACCACTGCCGCCAACGGCAAGCTCGAAATTGCCCAGCGCAAGCAGCTTCCGGTGCCCGAGGGCTGGGTGCAGAACGCCGACGGCAGCAACTCGACCGACGCCAACGCCGTGAAGAACGGCGGGGCCCTGCTGCCCCTGGGCGGCGACACCGGCTCCCACAAAGGCTACTGCCTGGGCAGCATCGTGGATATTTTCTCGGCCGTGCTGTCGGGCGCCAACTACGGGCCTTGGGTGCCGCCGTTCGTGGCCTTCCTGCAGCCCCCCGCCGACCCGGTGGGCCAGGGCATCGGCCACTTTTTCGGGGCCATGCGCGTGGATGCCTTCCGGCCCGCCGCCGAGTTTAAGGCCCACATGGATAACTGGATCAGCACCTTCCGCAACGCCCAGGCCGTGCAAGGCAAGCAGGTCATCATTCCCGGCGACCCGGAGCGCATCATGGCCCAGCACCGCCTGCTGGAAGGCATTCCCCTGCTCGACCCGGTGATAAAAGACCTGGAAAGCGTCGGCAAAAAGTTTGGCGTACAGCTGTAG
- the glf gene encoding UDP-galactopyranose mutase, with translation MFDYLIVGAGFAGSVLAERLATRSNKKVLILDKRNHIAGNAYDHYNEEGILVHKYGPHIFHTNSKDVFEYLSNFTDWRPYEHRVLASVDGQMVPMPINLDTINKLYGLSLNSFEVEQFLESLAEQIPVIKTSEDVVVSKVGRELYEKFFKNYTRKQWGMDPSELDKSVTSRVPTRTNRDDRYFTDTYQAMPLHGYTRMFERMLDHPNISIMLNTDYHDVIDFIPFKEIIFTGPVDEYFDFTFGKLPYRSLEFKHETLNTEKFLAAPVVNYPNEHLYTRITEFKALTGQQHPKTSVVYEYPKAEGDPYYPIPRLENAELYNKYKKLADETPNVHFVGRLATYKYYNMDQVVAQALTLYKKLTDKEKVAEKPTITGSASIMEKLVPRAPAKE, from the coding sequence ATGTTTGACTATCTCATCGTTGGAGCCGGATTTGCCGGCAGCGTGCTAGCCGAGCGGCTGGCCACTCGTTCGAATAAGAAAGTGCTTATCCTGGATAAGCGCAACCATATTGCCGGCAACGCCTACGACCATTACAACGAGGAAGGCATTCTGGTCCACAAATACGGCCCGCACATCTTCCACACCAACTCGAAGGACGTATTCGAATACCTTTCCAATTTCACCGACTGGCGTCCCTACGAGCACCGCGTATTGGCTTCCGTCGACGGGCAGATGGTGCCGATGCCCATCAACCTGGACACCATCAACAAGCTCTACGGCCTCTCGCTGAACAGCTTTGAGGTAGAGCAATTTCTGGAGTCGTTGGCCGAGCAGATTCCCGTTATCAAAACGTCGGAAGACGTGGTGGTGAGCAAGGTAGGCCGGGAGCTGTACGAGAAGTTCTTCAAGAACTACACCCGCAAGCAGTGGGGCATGGACCCCTCGGAGCTGGACAAGTCGGTGACGAGCCGCGTGCCCACCCGCACCAACCGCGACGACCGGTACTTCACCGATACCTACCAGGCCATGCCGCTGCACGGCTACACCCGCATGTTTGAGCGGATGCTGGACCACCCCAACATCAGCATTATGCTGAACACCGACTACCACGACGTCATCGACTTCATTCCCTTCAAGGAAATCATCTTCACCGGCCCGGTGGATGAGTACTTCGACTTCACGTTTGGCAAGCTGCCTTACCGCTCGTTGGAGTTCAAGCACGAGACGCTGAACACGGAGAAGTTCCTGGCTGCGCCGGTGGTGAACTACCCCAACGAGCACCTCTACACCCGCATTACGGAGTTTAAGGCCCTGACCGGCCAGCAGCACCCCAAAACCAGCGTGGTGTACGAATACCCCAAAGCCGAAGGCGACCCGTACTACCCCATTCCGCGCCTCGAAAACGCGGAGCTCTACAATAAGTACAAGAAGCTAGCCGACGAAACCCCGAACGTGCACTTCGTGGGCCGTCTGGCTACCTACAAGTACTATAACATGGACCAGGTGGTAGCCCAAGCCCTGACTTTGTACAAGAAGCTCACCGACAAAGAAAAAGTGGCCGAGAAGCCCACCATCACCGGTTCGGCTTCTATCATGGAAAAACTCGTGCCGCGCGCCCCGGCCAAGGAATAA
- a CDS encoding DinB family protein has translation MSETNRLCDQLHRAFEGDAWSGPALWATLRPLTASQAAARPLPQSHSIWEIVLHLTTWLNVGRQRLETQQVRPLADSLDWPAQPTTLSEDLWAQARQHLRAAHQQLLDHVATLPDDALDRVIEAPATGEPGSPQTVYILLHGLAQHNLYHAGQIMLLRKALGL, from the coding sequence ATGTCCGAAACCAACCGCCTCTGCGACCAGCTGCACCGGGCCTTCGAGGGCGACGCCTGGTCGGGCCCTGCGCTGTGGGCCACGCTGCGTCCCCTCACCGCCAGCCAGGCCGCAGCCCGCCCACTCCCCCAGAGCCACAGTATCTGGGAAATCGTGCTCCACCTCACCACCTGGCTGAACGTAGGGCGGCAGCGGCTGGAAACCCAGCAGGTGCGGCCACTGGCGGATTCGCTCGACTGGCCCGCCCAGCCCACCACGCTCAGTGAAGACCTTTGGGCGCAGGCGCGGCAACACCTGCGGGCCGCCCACCAGCAGCTGCTCGACCACGTGGCCACCCTTCCGGACGACGCCCTGGACCGGGTGATAGAGGCACCGGCCACCGGGGAACCCGGTTCACCCCAGACGGTGTATATCCTGCTGCACGGCCTGGCTCAGCACAACCTCTACCACGCCGGCCAGATTATGCTGCTGCGCAAAGCGTTGGGGCTGTAA
- a CDS encoding Ppx/GppA phosphatase family protein: MRHRRLALIDMGTNTFHLLIVELPEARHPEPVVLLRTKVGVRLGEDGISKGEIAPEAYARALHTLAAFQEEIELHQVTEVRATATSAVRNASNGPALVHDIFEQTGIRVEIIPGAREAELICQGVRQAVPLGPDAHLIMDIGGGSVEFIVANQDTIFWKQSFEIGAQRLLDRFFRHDPLSTDDVHELQQYLSAKLAALTAAVQHYRPAALVGASGTFDTLGDLQAARAGQPRGNNLPPETPISLDSFYQSYHQLLHSTHEQRLAMPGMTPMRADMIVVACVLIDFVLKTYDFLHIRASAYALKEGLLQEMLTQ, from the coding sequence ATGCGCCACCGACGCCTGGCCCTGATTGACATGGGCACCAACACGTTTCACCTGCTGATTGTGGAACTGCCCGAGGCCCGCCACCCCGAGCCGGTGGTGCTGCTGCGCACCAAGGTGGGCGTGCGCCTGGGCGAAGACGGCATCAGCAAGGGCGAAATTGCGCCGGAAGCCTACGCCCGGGCCCTGCACACGCTGGCCGCCTTCCAGGAGGAAATCGAGCTGCACCAGGTGACGGAAGTGCGGGCCACGGCCACCAGCGCCGTGCGCAACGCCAGCAACGGCCCGGCCCTGGTGCACGACATCTTCGAGCAAACCGGCATTCGGGTGGAAATTATTCCCGGGGCGCGCGAGGCCGAGCTGATCTGTCAGGGCGTGCGCCAGGCCGTGCCGCTGGGCCCCGACGCCCACCTGATTATGGACATCGGCGGGGGCAGCGTGGAGTTTATCGTCGCCAACCAGGACACCATCTTCTGGAAGCAGAGCTTCGAAATCGGGGCCCAGCGCCTGCTCGACCGGTTTTTCCGCCACGACCCGCTTTCGACCGACGACGTGCACGAATTGCAGCAGTACCTGAGCGCCAAGCTGGCCGCCCTCACCGCTGCCGTGCAGCACTACCGCCCCGCGGCGCTGGTGGGGGCATCGGGCACCTTCGACACGCTCGGCGACCTGCAGGCCGCCCGCGCCGGGCAGCCGCGCGGCAACAACCTGCCCCCGGAAACCCCGATTTCGCTCGACAGCTTCTACCAGAGCTACCACCAGCTGCTGCACAGCACCCACGAGCAGCGCCTGGCCATGCCCGGCATGACGCCCATGCGGGCCGACATGATTGTGGTGGCCTGCGTGCTGATTGACTTCGTGCTCAAAACCTACGACTTCCTGCACATCCGCGCCTCGGCCTACGCCCTGAAGGAAGGCCTGCTACAGGAAATGCTGACCCAGTAA
- a CDS encoding glycosyltransferase family 1 protein: protein MPLSTPAEAPSRASSAATTNPDSAATAGLAGADFPYSLPDFVCFAHLHWDFVWQRPQHLLSRFAQQGRVFYVEEPFFHHDQTAADFAHFEVKERQNGVKVLVAHLPVGLSEEDNDQLQAQLLTQYFAENDINQYVFWYYTPMALSKSRHLHPVLTVYDCMDELAAFKFAPPKLRELEQELFKKADLVYTGGHSLYEAKSLQHADAHSFPSSIDKDHFGQARTTLPEPQDQAGIAHPRVGFFGVVDERLDIELLGQLAQAHPEWQFVIIGPVVKIDAATLPRFANIHYLGGKEYKELPAYLCGWDVATLLFADNESTKFISPTKTPEYLAAGKPVVSTPIRDVVRPYGDLNLVQIAATADEFGQAIAKALVQTQDADWRQRTDDYLATISWDLTWQRMVELMQDKLNAKQ, encoded by the coding sequence ATGCCGCTCTCTACTCCGGCGGAGGCTCCCTCGCGCGCTTCCTCTGCTGCTACGACCAACCCCGATTCTGCCGCTACGGCTGGCCTGGCCGGCGCCGATTTCCCGTATTCTCTGCCCGATTTTGTGTGCTTCGCCCACCTGCACTGGGACTTCGTGTGGCAGCGGCCCCAGCATTTGTTGTCGCGCTTCGCGCAACAGGGACGCGTATTTTACGTAGAGGAGCCCTTTTTTCACCACGACCAGACGGCGGCTGATTTCGCCCACTTCGAAGTAAAAGAGCGGCAAAACGGCGTCAAGGTGCTGGTCGCCCATTTGCCGGTCGGCCTTTCGGAGGAAGATAATGATCAGCTGCAAGCCCAGTTGCTGACTCAGTACTTTGCCGAGAATGATATAAACCAGTACGTATTTTGGTACTATACCCCGATGGCGCTCAGTAAATCGCGCCATCTGCACCCCGTACTTACCGTGTACGACTGCATGGACGAGCTGGCCGCTTTCAAGTTTGCCCCGCCCAAGCTGCGGGAGCTGGAGCAGGAGCTGTTCAAGAAAGCCGACCTGGTGTATACCGGCGGCCACAGCCTCTACGAAGCCAAGAGCCTGCAGCACGCCGACGCCCACTCTTTCCCGAGCAGCATCGACAAGGACCACTTCGGCCAGGCCCGCACCACGCTGCCCGAGCCCCAGGACCAGGCAGGCATTGCCCACCCGCGCGTTGGGTTCTTCGGCGTGGTCGATGAGCGCCTCGATATTGAATTATTGGGCCAACTGGCCCAAGCTCACCCCGAGTGGCAATTCGTCATTATTGGCCCCGTGGTGAAGATTGACGCCGCCACCCTGCCGCGCTTTGCCAACATTCATTACCTCGGCGGTAAAGAATACAAGGAACTCCCGGCATATTTATGCGGTTGGGATGTAGCCACGCTGCTCTTCGCCGACAACGAAAGCACAAAGTTTATCTCGCCCACCAAGACGCCCGAATATCTCGCGGCCGGTAAACCAGTGGTGAGTACTCCGATTCGTGACGTAGTACGCCCCTACGGCGACCTGAACCTGGTCCAGATTGCCGCCACGGCCGACGAGTTCGGCCAAGCCATTGCCAAGGCCCTGGTGCAAACCCAGGACGCCGACTGGCGCCAGCGCACCGACGACTACTTGGCCACCATTTCCTGGGATTTGACCTGGCAGCGCATGGTGGAGCTTATGCAGGACAAGCTGAACGCCAAACAGTAA